Proteins encoded in a region of the Paraburkholderia flava genome:
- a CDS encoding short chain dehydrogenase: MKILLIGAGGTIGTAVAARLEARHEIVRASRNGALKIDLTDARSIDALFSQIGAIDAIVCCAASAPLCPLDYLTEDFIREGMQAKLLGQIALVRHGLTSLRDGGSVTLTSGRFDGPLKGSALGRLVNEGLEGFVKGAAPDLPRGLRVNAVSPGWVRETLLQLKLDPTPGLPAQVVAQSYVDAVECSINGMILSPGR; this comes from the coding sequence ATGAAGATCCTGTTGATCGGCGCGGGTGGCACGATCGGAACGGCGGTCGCGGCGCGGCTGGAAGCGCGTCACGAGATCGTGCGTGCGTCGCGCAATGGCGCGTTGAAAATCGATCTCACCGACGCCCGTTCGATCGATGCGCTGTTCTCACAGATCGGCGCGATCGATGCGATCGTCTGCTGTGCGGCGAGCGCGCCGCTCTGTCCGCTCGACTATCTGACCGAAGACTTCATCCGCGAAGGGATGCAGGCCAAATTGCTCGGCCAGATCGCGCTGGTTCGTCACGGGCTGACGTCGTTGCGCGACGGCGGCTCGGTCACGCTGACGAGCGGCCGTTTCGACGGGCCGCTCAAAGGCAGCGCGCTCGGTCGTCTGGTCAATGAAGGGCTGGAGGGTTTCGTGAAGGGCGCGGCGCCGGATCTGCCGCGCGGTCTGCGCGTGAATGCGGTGAGCCCCGGCTGGGTCCGCGAGACGCTGCTGCAGTTGAAGCTCGACCCGACGCCGGGCTTACCCGCTCAGGTCGTCGCGCAGTCGTATGTCGATGCGGTGGAGTGCTCGATCAACGGGATGATTCTGTCGCCGGGGCGCTGA
- the ilvA gene encoding threonine ammonia-lyase, biosynthetic, with translation MSSLAVLAPERTETVDTDTDTDAVPAPYDYLKKILTAKVYDVARETELEPARALSARLGNTVYLKREDNQPVFSFKLRGAYNRMAHIEPDALARGVITASAGNHAQGVALSAARMGVKAVIVVPVTTPQLKVDAVRAHGGPTVEVVQIGESYSDAYAHALQLQQERGLTFVHPFDDPHVIAGQGTVAMEILSQHQGPIHAIFVPIGGGGLAAGIAAYVKAVRPEIKVIGVQTEDSCAMAQSLKAGERVTLAEVGLFSDGTAVKLVGEETFRLCQAYLDDVLVVDTDALCAAIKDVFQDTRSVLEPAGALSVAGAKQYAEREGIEGQTLVAVTSGANMNFDRMRFVAERAEVGEAREAVFAVTIPEARGSFRRFCELVGSTRSVTEFNYRIADAQAAHIFVGVQIRNREEPAQIAASFEAHGFATVDLTGDELSKQHIRYMVGGRSPLARDERMFRFEFPERPGALMKFLSSMAPDWNISLFHYRNQGADYSSILVGIQVPDTDHAEFVRFLATLGYPYWEESDNPVYKLFLGCR, from the coding sequence TTGTCCTCACTTGCTGTCCTCGCGCCCGAGCGCACGGAAACCGTCGACACCGACACGGATACCGACGCCGTTCCCGCGCCCTACGACTACCTGAAAAAAATCCTCACCGCGAAGGTGTACGACGTTGCGCGCGAGACGGAGCTGGAACCGGCGCGTGCGCTGTCGGCACGACTGGGCAACACGGTCTATCTGAAGCGCGAGGACAACCAGCCGGTGTTCTCGTTCAAGCTGCGCGGCGCTTATAACCGAATGGCCCACATCGAGCCCGATGCGCTCGCACGTGGTGTGATTACCGCGTCGGCGGGCAATCATGCGCAGGGTGTCGCGCTATCGGCGGCACGCATGGGTGTGAAGGCGGTAATCGTGGTGCCCGTGACCACGCCGCAGTTGAAGGTCGACGCAGTACGCGCGCACGGCGGTCCGACCGTTGAGGTCGTGCAGATCGGCGAGTCGTACAGCGATGCGTATGCACACGCGCTGCAATTGCAGCAGGAGCGTGGCCTGACCTTCGTCCACCCGTTCGACGATCCGCACGTGATCGCCGGTCAGGGAACCGTCGCGATGGAAATCCTCAGCCAGCACCAGGGACCAATCCACGCGATCTTCGTACCGATCGGCGGGGGTGGGCTCGCCGCAGGGATCGCCGCGTACGTGAAAGCGGTGCGCCCCGAGATCAAGGTGATCGGCGTACAGACCGAAGACTCATGTGCGATGGCGCAGTCGCTGAAGGCAGGCGAGCGGGTCACGCTTGCTGAAGTCGGTCTGTTCTCCGATGGCACGGCTGTGAAGCTCGTCGGCGAGGAAACGTTCCGGCTGTGTCAGGCGTATCTGGACGACGTACTGGTGGTGGACACCGACGCGCTGTGCGCTGCGATCAAGGACGTGTTCCAGGACACGCGGAGTGTGCTTGAGCCGGCCGGTGCCTTATCGGTGGCGGGAGCCAAGCAGTACGCGGAGCGCGAAGGGATCGAAGGACAGACGCTGGTGGCCGTCACCTCCGGCGCGAACATGAACTTCGACCGGATGCGCTTCGTCGCGGAGCGTGCGGAAGTGGGTGAAGCGCGCGAGGCGGTGTTCGCGGTGACGATCCCCGAAGCACGCGGCAGCTTCCGGCGTTTCTGCGAACTGGTGGGCAGCACGCGCAGCGTCACGGAATTCAACTACCGGATCGCCGATGCGCAGGCCGCCCACATCTTCGTCGGCGTGCAGATCCGCAACCGCGAGGAGCCGGCGCAGATCGCGGCGAGCTTCGAGGCACACGGCTTCGCGACCGTCGACCTGACGGGCGATGAACTGTCGAAGCAGCACATCCGCTACATGGTGGGCGGACGCTCGCCGCTCGCACGCGACGAGCGGATGTTCCGCTTCGAGTTTCCGGAGCGTCCCGGCGCGCTGATGAAGTTCCTGTCGTCGATGGCGCCGGACTGGAACATCAGCCTGTTCCACTATCGGAACCAGGGCGCCGACTACAGTTCGATCCTGGTCGGCATCCAGGTACCCGACACCGATCACGCCGAATTCGTCCGCTTTCTCGCGACGCTCGGTTACCCGTACTGGGAAGAGAGCGACAATCCGGTGTACAAGCTGTTTCTCGGCTGCCGGTAG
- a CDS encoding extracellular solute-binding protein: MMRKWLMSIAIVAAAAAAASAGNVYAADDTVDVLYAGSLVNLMERSVGPAFEKETGLHFRGYAAGSNKIANEIKGKLRRGDVFISASPKVNTSLMGAANGDHVSWYVNFAESPLMIGYNPKSRFAKDFKTTRWDKVLQEPGIRIGRTDPKLDPKGAFTVEMMTKAAQLYQQPDLVEKTLGAPENPEQVLPEETLVGRLQSGQLDAGFFYSTETSDLKIPSLRPAPELQAKASYTLTILADAPNSAGATRFVNFLLSEKGRALLKEHGVDVVKPTVTGNGQALPPSLQAVIDAAQ; encoded by the coding sequence ATGATGCGCAAATGGCTGATGTCCATCGCGATCGTCGCGGCTGCGGCGGCTGCTGCGTCGGCGGGCAACGTGTACGCGGCGGACGATACCGTCGACGTGCTGTACGCCGGCTCGCTGGTGAATCTGATGGAGCGCAGTGTCGGACCGGCGTTCGAGAAGGAAACGGGCCTGCATTTCCGTGGCTACGCGGCCGGTTCGAACAAGATCGCGAACGAGATCAAGGGCAAGCTGCGGCGCGGCGACGTGTTCATCAGTGCGAGCCCGAAGGTCAATACGAGCCTGATGGGCGCGGCGAACGGCGATCATGTGAGCTGGTACGTGAATTTCGCGGAGTCGCCGCTGATGATCGGCTACAACCCGAAGAGCCGCTTCGCGAAAGACTTCAAGACGACGCGCTGGGACAAGGTGCTGCAGGAGCCGGGCATCCGCATCGGCCGCACGGATCCGAAGCTCGATCCGAAGGGTGCGTTCACCGTCGAGATGATGACGAAGGCCGCGCAGCTGTATCAGCAGCCGGACCTCGTCGAGAAGACGCTCGGCGCGCCGGAAAATCCCGAGCAGGTGCTGCCTGAGGAAACGCTGGTCGGCCGTCTGCAATCGGGCCAGCTCGACGCGGGTTTCTTCTACTCGACCGAAACCTCCGACCTGAAAATCCCGTCGCTGCGTCCGGCGCCGGAACTGCAGGCGAAGGCAAGCTACACGCTGACGATCCTCGCCGACGCGCCGAATTCCGCCGGTGCAACGCGCTTCGTCAACTTCCTGCTGAGCGAGAAGGGCCGCGCGCTGTTGAAGGAACACGGCGTCGACGTGGTCAAGCCGACCGTGACGGGTAACGGCCAGGCGCTGCCGCCGTCGCTGCAAGCCGTCATCGACGCCGCGCAATGA